In Luteitalea sp., the genomic window TTGGCGTCCGTTCGGGAAGCCATCAAGGTGACCGGTGAGCCGCCGTTGATCGAGACGACCCGTGCCGAGCAGGCCACGCTCATCAACCAGCAGGCCGTGAGGAGCTTGCCGAACAACGGCCGAAACTTTCTCGCCTTCATGCAGCTCACGCCGGGCGTCACGATTGTCCAGGGGCCGGACGGTGACGAGATCAGCGTCAACGGCCAGAAGGGCATCAACAACAACATCTCGGTGGATGGGGCTGATTTCAACAACCCCTTCTTCGGCGAGCAGCGTGGCGGTCAGCGCCCAGCGTTTACGTTCAACCAGGATGCCATTCGCGAGATCGTCGTCGTCGCAGATGGCGCCGCACCGGAGTTTGGCAGGAGCGGTGGCGGCTTCGTGCAGGTCGTGACCAAGTCCGGCACCAACGATGTGACCGGATCGGCGCATCTCTTTGCCAAGCTCGACGAGATCGCCTCGGCCAACTCCGCCGGACAGGAGTTTCCGTTCGATCAGCAGCAGTTCGGGGCGACCGTAGGCGGTCCGCTGCAGCGCGACCGGCTGTTCTATTTCCTCGCCTATGACGAGCAGCGATTTCGCCAAACCAAGCAGCTCGATCCGGCGCGCATCGAGCCGCGTGTGGTCGATCTGTTCGCCGAGCTGGGGAGTCCCGACGAGAACGGTCCCATCGAGCGCACCAACGATGCCCGCGCACTGCTCGGCAAGGTCGATTATCAGCTCAACGCTGCGAACCTGCTGACCACGCGCTACGCCTATACGTGGAGCCGCCAGGAGAACGGAACGTTCGACGTGGACTCCTGGGGCCGCAGCGCGAACGGCCTCGAGCGCGACTTTTCGCATGCCGTCTCCGGTGCTCTCCAGTCGACGCTCTCAGGGTCGATGCTGAACGAGTTCCGGTTCCAGTTCGCGCGCGAGGATCGGCCCCGCCCGTATCCAGGGCCAACGGTCGCGGGCCAGTCCCGCCCGTTTCCGGACACCGCGTTCGACTTCGCGCGCGGCTATCGCTTTGGGATGCCGTTCTTCATTCCGGTCGAGTACTACGACACGCGCCTGCAGCTCACCAACAACCTCTCGTGGATTCTCGGCCGCCACACGATCAAAGCGGGCGGCGAGCTGACCCGCGTGAGCTCGGTGCAAACCTTCCTGGGCTTCGCGAATGGTCGGTACATCTTCACCAGCACGGACGGCTTTCTGAACTACGTCCGCTTCGGTCCGCGCTACGTCGAGTGCTCCGACGGGTCGACCAGCAGGGACGGATCCTGTCCCGCGGGCGCCGCCATCACGGGCCCATTGGACACCTACCTTCAACAGGCGGGCGTTGGGGGCCTGTCGGTCGAGGACGCGGGCACGCAGGACATCCCTCAGATCGAGCCATCCGTCTTCGTACAGGACACCTGGCAGCCCACCCGGACGCTCACCGTCCAGTACGGCCTGCGGTGGGAAGCGCAGCTCCAACCGGATCCAATCACCCCGCCGAGCGAGGTGTTCTACGCGCCGTTCATCGGCCAGCCTGGGTTTCCGTCTGACGGCACGATCCCCTCGGATACCGCGATGTGGCAGCCGCGGCTCGGGATCTCCTGGGACGTCCGCGGGAGTGGAAAGGAGGTGGTACGGGCGAACGCGGGCGTCTTCTACGCCCGTGTGCCGGGACTGTCGGTCGCCAGCTCGCGCTCCACCAACGGGAGCCGGGGGCAGACGCTGTTCCGTTCGAGCGCGCTCAACCAGTTCGGGATCACGCCGCCCACGTGGCCAGATCTCATTCCTGCATCGGAGATCTCCAATCCGGATCACCCGGACGTGTTCGTCTTCGACGAGGACTTCCAGAATCCGCG contains:
- a CDS encoding TonB-dependent receptor plug domain-containing protein; protein product: MLQPHKWFVFAVPLFLCAALMSPAAAQSQATTGVIEGVVSDAQGGRLEGATVVLLNAGTNFTRELTTDADGRFRGLLLPLGTYTLTVALDGFSTYVQEAVELAVGQTLNVPIVLQLASVREAIKVTGEPPLIETTRAEQATLINQQAVRSLPNNGRNFLAFMQLTPGVTIVQGPDGDEISVNGQKGINNNISVDGADFNNPFFGEQRGGQRPAFTFNQDAIREIVVVADGAAPEFGRSGGGFVQVVTKSGTNDVTGSAHLFAKLDEIASANSAGQEFPFDQQQFGATVGGPLQRDRLFYFLAYDEQRFRQTKQLDPARIEPRVVDLFAELGSPDENGPIERTNDARALLGKVDYQLNAANLLTTRYAYTWSRQENGTFDVDSWGRSANGLERDFSHAVSGALQSTLSGSMLNEFRFQFAREDRPRPYPGPTVAGQSRPFPDTAFDFARGYRFGMPFFIPVEYYDTRLQLTNNLSWILGRHTIKAGGELTRVSSVQTFLGFANGRYIFTSTDGFLNYVRFGPRYVECSDGSTSRDGSCPAGAAITGPLDTYLQQAGVGGLSVEDAGTQDIPQIEPSVFVQDTWQPTRTLTVQYGLRWEAQLQPDPITPPSEVFYAPFIGQPGFPSDGTIPSDTAMWQPRLGISWDVRGSGKEVVRANAGVFYARVPGLSVASSRSTNGSRGQTLFRSSALNQFGITPPTWPDLIPASEISNPDHPDVFVFDEDFQNPRTYSATIGYERELFTNLSAFVSFTHAKTVHVTRFINRNDPVLGSPWSTGLGADDSNGIAALTTVESSAKSKYDGLTVGMTKRFANGYQFQWNYTLSRDLSDDDNERDPFSFRYARADNLAAEYNYSDRDQRHRFNAWLLAVVAGVEINTRVSARSAQPQSVGDVPEDRIRADGSIIKRNTERKDNEFFTLDLRVTRPLRVARGIMLEPIFEVFNLTNSRNIRRPEVTNLVFNFDGTVQSGFGDPRQIQLGLRMTF